Proteins encoded together in one Arvicanthis niloticus isolate mArvNil1 chromosome 7, mArvNil1.pat.X, whole genome shotgun sequence window:
- the Utp3 gene encoding something about silencing protein 10, with protein sequence MVKRSRRRGAAQWAAVRAKAGRTATDENEDDLGMPPSPGDSSYYQDQVDEFHEARSRAVLAKGWNEVESGEEDGDEEEEVLPLNVDDENDEDGESSEEEEEDDEDEDDGGSSVQSEAEASVDPSLSWGQRKKLYYDTDYGSKSRGRQTQQEVEEEEREEEEEAQVIQRRLAQTLQEDDFGVAWVEAFAKPVPQVEEAETRVVKDLAKVSVKEKLKMLRKESPELLELIEDLKAKLTEVKDELEPLLQLVETGVIPPGKGSQYLETKYNLYLNYCANISFYLILKARRVPAHGHPVIERLVTYRNLINKLSVVDQKLSSEIRHLLTAKDGAVKKELNPKAKLTKTKPKSVKQSAAGADLTDEAALEFYKEMEDRQELKRKKEENSAEEQALEEQSAKRAITYQIAKNRGLTPRRKKIDRNPRVKHREKFRRAKIRRRGQVREVRREEQRYSGELSGIRAGVKKSIKLK encoded by the coding sequence ATGGTGAAGAGATCACGGCGGCGTGGAGCGGCCCAGTGGGCCGCCGTGCGAGCCAAGGCAGGTCGCACCGCCACGGACGAAAATGAGGACGATTTAGGGATGCCGCCCTCTCCAGGGGACTCCAGCTACTACCAAGACCAGGTAGATGAGTTCCATGAAGCGCGATCTCGGGCAGTCCTGGCTAAGGGCTGGAACGAAgtcgagagtggggaggaggatggcgatgaggaggaagaggtgctACCTCTAAATGTTGATGATGAAAACGACGAAGATGGAGAGAGttcggaggaggaggaggaggatgacgaGGATGAGGATGATGGTGGGAGCTCCGTGCAGAGTGAGGCTGAGGCCTCTGTGGATCCTAGCTTGTCCTGGGGTCAGAGAAAAAAGCTTTATTATGATACAGACTATGGTTCCAAATCCCGAGGCCGTCAGACTCAGCAagaagtagaagaggaggagagagaggaagaagaggaggcacaGGTAATTCAGCGGCGCTTGGCCCAAACCCTGCAAGAGGATGATTTTGGAGTCGCTTGGGTGGAGGCCTTTGCAAAACCGGTGCCCCAGGTAGAGGAAGCTGAGACTCGGGTTGTGAAGGATTTGGCTAAAGTCTCGGTAAAAGAGAAGCTGAAAATGTTGAGAAAAGAGTCACCAGAGCTCTTAGAGCtgatagaagacctcaaagccaaGTTGACAGAAGTGAAGGACGAGTTAGAGCCCTTGTTACAGTTGGTGGAGACAGGGGTCATTCCACCTGGAAAAGGAAGCCAATACCTGGAGACTAAGTATAACCTCTACTTGAACTATTGCGCCAACATTAGCTTTTATTTGATCTTAAAAGCCAGGAGAGTCCCTGCACATGGGCATCCTGTTATAGAAAGGCTTGTTACCTACAGAAATCTGATCAACAAACTGTCGGTTGTGGATCAGAAACTGTCCTCCGAAATCCGTCACCTACTTACAGCCAAGGACGGTGCTGTAAAGAAAGAACTCAATCCAAAAGCAAAATTAACCAAAACCAAGCCAAAGTCTGTAAAGCAGTCTGCTGCTGGTGCTGACCTGACTGATGAGGCTGCACTAGAGTTCTATAAGGAAATGGAAGACAGGCAAGAgttgaagagaaagaaggaagaaaacagtgcTGAAGAACAGGCTCTCGAAGAGCAAAGTGCGAAGAGAGCCATTACCTACCAGATTGCTAAAAATAGGGGACTTACACCCAGGAGAAAGAAGATAGATAGAAACCCCAGAGTGAAGCATAGGGAAAAGTTCCGAAGAGCCAAAATTCGAAGAAGAGGCCAGGTTCGTGAAGTGCGTAGAGAAGAACAGCGGTATAGTGGTGAACTCTCTGGCATTCGTGCTGGAGTTAAAAAGAGCATTAAGCTTAAGTAA